Part of the Prunus dulcis chromosome 8, ALMONDv2, whole genome shotgun sequence genome is shown below.
GTCTTGGGCTGTCTTAAGTCTTTCTCTAATCAGTTCAACTTGCTTCTTTGTCCGTTCAACATCTTCAGATACTTCCAACCTATGCTCACCCACTTCATCCCAATACAATGGAGTCCTACATTGTCTTCCGTACAAAGCATCAAATGGTGACATCCTAATACTTGCTTGATAACTGTTATTATATGCAAACTCTATGAGTGGTAGTTTCTCATCCCAATCACCCCTAAACTGCAATGCACAAGTCCCCAACATGTCTTCCAAGGTCGGAATCGTCCTTTCTAATTTTCTATCAGTCTGGGGATGAAATACAGTACTAAACCGTAATTGAGTTCCAAAAGCTTCATGCAACTTCGTCCAAAAATGGGACGTAAACTAAGGATCTCTGTCCGAGACAATGGACATTGGCACCCCATGCAATCTTACAATTTCTTCTATGAAGATTTTAGCCAGTTTATTCAAGGTATAGGTCTCTTTCACCGGTAGAAAATGAGCGAACTTGATGAGTCAATCCATAATAACCTATACTCCATCATGCTTGTTTAGTGTCTGAGGAAGCTTGAATACGAATCCATGGTATGTGCTCCCACTTCCACTCAAGAATTCGAAGTGGTTGCAATAACCTCGATCGTTTCTACCGCTCTGCCTTGACTTGTTGACAAATTAAGCACTTACTGGCATACtttgcaatttctttcttcatgaaAGGCCACCAATAATGTTCCTTTAGAGTACGGTACATTTTCGTGCTGCTACGATGCATCGCAAAAGCAGAACAGTGAGCCTCCTCAagaatttccttttttaatgCTCCATCATCAGGAACATACAATCTGGTACCCATCATTAAAGTTCCATCATCTCTGACTAAGTAACCTATTTTGGTACCATTCTCAACCTCCAATCTAATAGTACAGATCAATGGATCCTGCAATTGGGCTTCAATTGTTCGTTCCACTAACACTTGTCTCACATAGAGAGTAGCCAACAGCGCTCCCTGATCATCCATACCGAGCCCAACTCTTAACTTTCTCAACTCAACCAACAATGGAAGATATCTCCCTTGGAGATAGCTACAGATCTAGATGACTTTCTACTGAGAGCATCAACTACCACATTAGCTCTCTCAGGATAGTGCTCAATAGTGCAATCATAATCCTTAATCAACTCTAACCACCTCATTTGCCTCAAATTCAGTTCCTTCTGGGTGAACAGATACTTCAAACTTTTATGATCCGTGAAAATCTGGCACGTTTCCCTGTAGAGATAGTGTCGCCAAATCTTTAGAGCGAACACCACAGCAACAAGTTCCAAATCATGAGTAGGATAATTCAACTCATGCTTCTTGAGTTGCCTAGAAGCATAAGCGATTACCTTACCGTGCTGCATCAGCACACAACCTAGTCCTTGTCGAGATGCATCACTGTATATAACAAAGTTCCCACTATCATTCGGAAGTGTCAATGCCAGAGCGGTGGTTAACCTAGTTTTAAGTTCATTAAAGCTCTCTTCACACTCATCTAACCATTCAAACTTGACTCCTTTTCTTGTCAAACGAGTGAGAGGTGTCGCTATAGCAAAGAAACCCTCCACAAAGCGACAATAGTACCTGGCTAACCCAAGGAAACTCCGTACCTCAGTGACATTAGTTGGTCGTGGCCAATTCACTACTGCCTCTACCTTTTGGGGGTCCACATAAACACCATCTGTAGAAATCATGTGCCCCAAGAAACTCACTCTGTCCAACTAGAACTCACACTTACTAAACTTGGCATATAACTGCCTTCTCCTTAAAGTCTTTAGCACAATTTCCAAGTGTTTTATATGCGCCTTTTGACTTTTAGGAAACACCAGAATGTAGTCTATGAACACAATCACAAAGCGATCCAAGTACTGTCGGAACACTCTGTTATGAGATCCATAAACGTAGCTGGCACATTAGTCAACCTAAATGGCATTACCAAGAATTCATAATGACCATATCTTGTCCAGAAAGCAGTCTTAGGCACATTCTCTTCTCTGATCCACAACTGATGATAGCCTGACCTCCAATCAATCTTAGAAAACACTCTAGCACCCCTCAACTGATAAGATAAATCATCAATACGAGGCAACGAATATCTATTATGCACAGTGACCTTGTTCAATTGCTTGTAATCAATGCACAACCTCATGGTACCATCATTTTTATTCACAAACAAAACTGGTGCACCCCAAGGTGAGAAATTGGATCGAATGAAACCTTTGTCTATCAGCTCCTGCAACTGTGTCTTCAATTCCTTCAATGCAGCTGGCACCATTCTATACGGTGCCTGACAGATAGGGTTCGTTCCTGGAACGAGCTCAATAGTGAATTCGATCTCCCTAAAAGGAGGTAATCTAGGAAGATCCTCAAGAAACACATCCGAGAATTCTCGTACCACTGGAATATCCTCCAACCTCAATCAATTATCCCGAGTGTCAATTATGTGAGCTAAGTATCCTGAACACCCTTTTCTGAGCAACCGTATCGCCATCATAGCTTATATAAAGCAAGATGGAAGAACACTACGCTTACCACAAAAAGTCACTTCAGGTCCTCTGGAACTACTGAGTACGACCTCCTTTCGAAAACAATCAACCGAAGCACGATGCTTAACTAACCAATCCATGCCCAGAATATCATCTGAATCCACCATATCTAAAGGAATTAAATCTGCCTCCAAAATTAAATCCCCTACCAAAACCATGCTACCCATGTATACTACACCAACGGTAAAAACATCTCCCGTGGGTACAGAAATAGCAAGTTCCTCATGCAGGGTCGTGAGTCTCACATTCTTATTGTGGGAAAAACTATGCGCAACAAAGGAATGTGTAGCCCAAGGGTCAATTAAAACTCTAGCAGGAATCCCAAAAACtggttataaaaaaaacatacaatcACATCAGGTGACGCCTGTGCCTCCTGCTGAGACAGGTAGCTCTGGAACGTCCACCAAGTCCCCTTTGCTGACTGCCACCTCTGCTAGCCACGCTGGTCTAGGCCCCACTACTAGACAAGCCCCCACAATTTGTGATGTACTTCATACTCTACTCTGTGCACTTGTCCCATGGGTTGGCCCAATAGAGATTTATCTATTCTGTAGAAGCATCGGGCACTCTCTCCGAAAATGCCATGACTGACCACAAAGATAGCACCCACTAGTGCCTTATTGATAAGGCCCAATATGGAATTTGTCGCATAAAGCACACGGGGAGTGATTCCTCCCACTAAAAACTACCTGCAGCTGTCCCCTGGAACCTCCAGTTGTGCTACCTCCGGAACGGGGTCCAGAACTCTCTGGTTGGAACCTCTGCTGGAGTTAACTCCAGCTCAAAAACCTCCACAGCTACGACCAGTGGACGATCCAGAGCTGAAACTACCTTGCTTGGATGATCCCTAACTGGGACCACCCATGTCATACTGTCGTCTGTGGAAATCACTTCGTCCCCAAACCATCATCTGACTGCTTTCAATTAATGAGGCAGACATCACCATATCTCCAAAATTAGTCAGACGTTATCCAATCACAATGTCACGGATGGTTGGCTGAAGTCCTCTGGTGAACAACTGACACTTCTTCCTCTCATCTGACACAAGTGGTGCACAGTATTAGACAACTCATTAAACTCCTTCTCACTTGAGCTTGTGAATCAGATGAAAGGATATGGGGAAGATCTATCCAAAAGAAGGTTAGTTCAAAAACTTCTTAAAAGCCTGACTAAGGAGTTTGATCCTGTCTGTTATGTGATTGAACAAACGAAGGATATTGAGACTGTTGAGGTACAAGAAGTGCTTGCTGCTTGAGGGAGTTTGCTCAACGGCTTGATAGACATGCTGAAAGCACCACTGAGAAAGCCTTCAGCAGCATGAGCATAAACCAAAAATGATCTCAGTCAAATTCTAGTTTTGGTAATaacaaatcaaagaagaactGGAAATCGAAGGGTAAGAAATGGGattcaaaatctcaaaataaTGCCAACCAAGGAGGAAAGCATGAATAAGGGGAAAAATAATATCAAACTaaaggaaaatgcaagcaTTGTGATACACTTCACTATGGTGAATGCTGGTTTAAAGAGAAGCCAAAGTGCTATGGGTGCAATCATTTTGGGCATCTTATTAAGGACTATGAACAATCAAATAAGACTGAGAGCCTTGCAGATTTGGCTAGTAAGGTAACAAAACCTGCAACTATGTTTTATGCTTGTCATTCTGCTACTATTGGAAGAAATGTGACTGTTTGGTATGTTGACAGTGCATGTAGTAACCATATGACTGCTCATGATTCTTTGCTTATTGATATAGATAGAAGTGTGAATTGTAATGTTAAGATGGGTACGGGTGATTTAGTACAATCAATAGGCAAAGGTACTTTGGCTATAGATGTGCAAGGTGTTACTAGGTACATTAAAGAAGTCATGGTTGTACTTGGTTTGGATGAGAATTTGTTGAGTGTAGGACAGATGATAGAACATGGGCATTGGTTGGTGTTTGTTGATAATGAGGTTGACATTTATGAAGGTAAGCAGATGAAAGATTTGATAGCAAGAGTTCAAATGAAAGGGAACAGATGTTTTCCCTTAGATCTCAAATATGTCAATCCTCCCATGGCAAATAAAGCAACTCTAGAAGAATCATCCTGGTTATGGCACAGAAGATATGGACACCTAAACTACACTAGCTTAATGTATCTACAAGAGAAAGACATGGTGCAGGGCTTACCTAAACTACAAGGATCTGAGAAAGTCTGTTCTGGTTGTGTTATAGGCAAAAGTCACAGGAGCTCTTTTGATAAAGAAAAGACATGGCGAGCTACTCAACCACTTGAATTGATTCACTCAGATATATGTGGTCCAATGTAGGTTACCACTCTTGGAGGGAACATATATTTTCTCACCTTTATTGATGATCACTCAAGAATGTGTTGGGTGTTTTTCTTAGAGCACAAGTCTCAAGCATTCAACATTTTCAAAAGGTTCAAAAGCATGGTTGAGTTGCAAAGTGGTTATCAAATTAAAAAGCTAAGAAGTGATAGGGGTGGAGAATATACATCACTGGAATTTTCAAAGTTCTGTGAAGAGTTGGTTTTAGAAAGACAACTGGCGGTAGCTTACTCTCCACAACAGAATGGTgttgcagagagaaagaatcGTATAGTATTAGAAATGGCAAGAACCATGATGCAGGAGAAGCAGATTCCATTGAAGTTTTGGGTAGAAGCTGTGAACACAACTATTTACCTACAGAATCGAAGTCCAACAAGTGCTTTGGACAACACAACACCATTCGAGAAGTTTAGTGGGGGAAAACCAGGTGTTAAACACCTCAGAATATTTGGCTCATTGTGCCATATCCATATTCCTTCTCAGAAAAGACACAAGCTAGAGGAAACTGGAATGAAAGGAGTATTTCTTGGATATAGGATTTGTGAAAAAGGGTATAGAGTTTTTAACTTAGAAACTAAAAAGATTGAACTCTCAAGGAGCGTTATCTTTAATGAGAAAGCAATGTGGAATTGGGAGTTGAATGAACCAGAACAAGTGACTATTCCATGGGATGATGAAGAAAGTCCGAGAATATCATAAATTGGTTAATGTTCTATTGAATCACTTCAATCAGTTCAATCTCCACAGAGATCGCAAGTGGTTCATGACCTGCAAACCTCTATGGAGTCAGCTATGCATGATTCATCAGTTTCAATCTCAGAAACTTTTAATCATACTCCACAGAAATGGAAGGACTTAAGTGAGGTCTATGCTTAATGCAAAATGAGTATTATCGAACCTGAAAGTTACAATGAAGGAGCTAAAGATGAAGCTTGGAACAAGGCTATGACTGAAGAGATATCAATGATAGAGAAGAATTCCACTTGGGAATTGGTTGACAGACCAAGCAGCAAACCAATTGTGGGAGTGAAGTGGATATATAAAACAAAGCTAAACTTCGATGGCTCCATTCAAAAACATAAGGCAACTTGTAGCCAAGGGTTACACACAGAAACCAGGGattgatttcaatgaaacctttgctccagtagCAAGGCTAGACACTATTAGAACTCTCATTGCACTAGCTGCACAGAAAGGCTAGAAACTGTGTCAATTGGATGTCAAATCAGCTTTCTTGGATGGCATTCTTGAAGAAGAAGTCTATGTAGATTAACCTGAAGGTTTTGTGATTCAAGGAGCTGAAGATTAAGTGTATAGATTAAGAAAAGCTCTCTATGGACTCAAACAGGCTCTAAGGCCCTGGTATAGCGAAATTGACACTTACTTAACTCAGTGTGGTTTCCATAGAAATCCAAGTGAAGCAACTATTTATGTGAGATCCAAAGAAGGTGTTGGAACTCTAATTGTGTCAATCTATGTAGATGACGTAATATATACTGCAAGCAGTGATGAAATGATGGAAGAATTGAAGGCTGAGATGATGTGCAAGTATGAAATGTCAGACTTAGgcccttctccaccatttcCTTAGCATGGGATTAACACAAACTGAAGGAAGCATATTCATACACCAGAAGAAGTATGCTCTCACTCTTTTAGATAAATTTGGGCTCAAAGATTGCAAGTCAGTGAGCACTCCTTTGGTTGCCACTGATAAATTACAAAGGGAGGATGGAACTGAAGCTGTAGATGAAAGCTTGTACAGGAAAATTGTTGGAAGTCTCTTATACTTAACTGCAACTAGGCCTGACATTATGTTTTCTGCTAGCCTACTTGCAAGGTTCATGCACAGTCCTTCTAAGTAGCACTATGAAGCTGCTAAAAGAGTTCTAGGTACATACAAGGAACAATTGACTATAGAATTGAGTATGTAGCTGGAAAATCTACACTATTGATTGGTTACTGTGATAGTGACTGGAGTGGATTTGAAGAAGACATGAAAAGCACCTCAGGATATGCATTTTCATTTGGAAGTGGTGCATTTTCGTGGGCATCAGTCAAACAACATAGTGTGGCCCTTTCAACAGCAGAAGCAGAGTATGTGAGTGCAGCAGAAGCTACAACACAAGCCATTTGGCtcaatt
Proteins encoded:
- the LOC117636993 gene encoding uncharacterized protein LOC117636993, with the translated sequence MDDQGALLATLYVRQVLVERTIEAQLQDPLICTIRLEVENGTKIGYLVRDDGTLMMGTRLYVPDDGALKKEILEEAHCSAFAMHRSSTKMYRTLKEHYWWPFMKKEIAKYATFGTQLRFSTVFHPQTDRKLERTIPTLEDMLGTCALQFRGDWDEKLPLIEFAYNNSYQASIRMSPFDALYGRQCRTPLYWDEVGEHRLEVSEDVERTKKQVELIRERLKTAQDR